The Nocardioides sp. cx-173 genome segment TTGCGGTTGTCGAGCACCCCGAGCAGCTGCAGCGCCGCCTTGGCGGTCGTCGCACCGTAGTTGGGGACGCCCATGACGGCGTCGATCGCCGGCAGCATCCGGGTGTAGCCGGCCAGCGCGGTCGCGTGGTCGCCCGCGGCGTAGGCGTCGACCATCTCGCGGATCTGCGAGCCCGCGACGTGCCCGAGCACCGACACGACGCCGGCACCGCCGTGGGCCAGCCAGCCGAGGGTGGAGATGTCGTCGCCGGAGTAGACGGCGTAGCCCAGCTGCATCAGCCGGACGCCGCGCGCGAAGTCGCCGACCGCGTCCTTGACCGCGACGACGCTGTCCCACTCGATGGCGGCCTCGTAGGTCTCCATCGCGATCGTGGTGCCGGTGCGGCCGGGCACGTCGTAGAGCATGACCGGCACGTCGGCGGCCTCGACGACGCTGCGGAAGTGGTGCAGGACGCCGGCCGGGCTGGGCTTGTTGTAGTACGGCGTGACCAGCAGCAGGCCGTCGGCGCCGATCTTCTCCGCCTGTCGGGCGAGCTCGACGGAGTGCGCCGTCGCGTTGGTGCCGACGCCGGCGACGACGACCGCCCGGTCGCCCACGGCGTCCTTGACCGCGGCCAGGATCTCGCCGTCCTCGGAAACCGACGTGGTCGGCGACTCGCCCGTCGTACCGGAGACCACGACACCGTCGTGCCCGTGGTCGACGAGGTGGGCGGCGATGCGGGCAGTGCCGTCGAGGTCGACGGAGCCGTCGTCGTGGAAGGCCGTCGCCATCGCCGTGAGGACCCGGCCGAAGGGCGCCGGCGAGGTGGGTGCGGGCGTCGTGGTCATGGGTCCCAGGCTATCGCTCACACGTGCGGCATCACGGCAGCCGCCACCAGGCGGAGGTGGTCGAGGTCCGTGAGGTCGAGCACCTGCAGATAGAGCCGCTCGCTGCCCAGCGCCGCATAGCGACCGATCTTGTCGACGACCTCGTCCGGCGTCCCGGCCAGACCGTTCGTGCGCAGCTCGTCCTTGTCCCGGCCGATCGCCTTCGCCCGGCGCTCCACCTCGGCCTCGTCCGCGCCGACGCAGAGCACCAGGGCGTTGGAGTAGACCAGGTCGTCGGAGTCACGGTCGGCGGCCTCGCACGCCGCGCGCACCCGCGCGAGCTGCGCCGTGGTCGTCTCCTCGTCGACGAAGGGCAGGTTGAACTCGTCGGCGTACGCCGCCGCGAGCGCCGGCGTACGCCTCTTGCCCAGGCCGCCGATGAGGACCGGCGGCTTCGCCTGCGCAGGCTTGGGCAGGCCCGGTGAGTCCGTCACCCGGTAGTGCGCACCCTCGTGGGTGAACCCGCCCTCGGTGGCCCAGAGCCCGGTGATGATCGCCAACTGCTCCTCGAGCCGGTCGAAGCGCT includes the following:
- the dapA gene encoding 4-hydroxy-tetrahydrodipicolinate synthase; the protein is MTTTPAPTSPAPFGRVLTAMATAFHDDGSVDLDGTARIAAHLVDHGHDGVVVSGTTGESPTTSVSEDGEILAAVKDAVGDRAVVVAGVGTNATAHSVELARQAEKIGADGLLLVTPYYNKPSPAGVLHHFRSVVEAADVPVMLYDVPGRTGTTIAMETYEAAIEWDSVVAVKDAVGDFARGVRLMQLGYAVYSGDDISTLGWLAHGGAGVVSVLGHVAGSQIREMVDAYAAGDHATALAGYTRMLPAIDAVMGVPNYGATTAKAALQLLGVLDNRNVRGPLVPLSDDEVAALRAGLAESGLL
- a CDS encoding LLM class F420-dependent oxidoreductase — encoded protein: MELRVFTEPQQGATYDDLLAVALEAERLGFGAFFRSDHYLGMGTDGLPGPSDAWITLAGLARDTSTIRLGTLMTSATFRLPGPLAISVANVDQMSGGRVELGIGAGWFAEEHTKYGIPFPSTAERFDRLEEQLAIITGLWATEGGFTHEGAHYRVTDSPGLPKPAQAKPPVLIGGLGKRRTPALAAAYADEFNLPFVDEETTTAQLARVRAACEAADRDSDDLVYSNALVLCVGADEAEVERRAKAIGRDKDELRTNGLAGTPDEVVDKIGRYAALGSERLYLQVLDLTDLDHLRLVAAAVMPHV